The Leucobacter rhizosphaerae genome includes a region encoding these proteins:
- a CDS encoding aspartate aminotransferase family protein, with amino-acid sequence MTNSVTSAQLWDDAKRVIPRGASSGHRIGWNQVFVQARGAHLWDEEGTQYLDFLNAWGPIILGHSDVRVNEAVLRAVNTCDLTGVGPQLGEIELGQTVCELMPSAEKVAFCTSGTDATMHAAHIARAATGRRKLLKFHGSYHGWSDHVAVGGARSDLTRESPLNTPNGAGLHPAVVADVIVVEWNDAAGLRAAFDEHGSDIAAAFAEGFIHSYGCVAPAPGFLELLRELCTANGTVFVLDEVKTGFRAALGGIQSINGVVPDLTAFGKAIANGYSLAGLAGKDEFMGHLGAYTHEDVTIDGTYNASPYALAAANATLAIMREEDTIARIYALGERLRDGYRRAIADTGAEAVVTGLGSEWAVYFRSEAPTNFRDTMDVHTARYAAYQAHLLSQGVLETTSPTGDRRLNAATTEADIDRAIEAAHGAFAATTQIA; translated from the coding sequence ATGACGAACTCTGTGACTTCGGCCCAGCTCTGGGACGACGCGAAGCGGGTCATCCCGCGCGGTGCCTCCTCCGGGCATCGGATCGGCTGGAACCAGGTCTTCGTGCAGGCCCGGGGCGCCCACCTCTGGGATGAGGAGGGCACCCAGTACCTCGACTTCCTGAACGCGTGGGGGCCGATCATTCTCGGTCACTCCGACGTCCGGGTGAACGAGGCCGTGCTCCGCGCGGTCAACACGTGCGACCTCACGGGCGTCGGCCCGCAGCTCGGGGAGATCGAGCTCGGGCAGACCGTGTGCGAGCTCATGCCGTCCGCCGAGAAGGTCGCGTTCTGCACCTCCGGCACCGACGCCACCATGCACGCCGCACACATCGCGCGGGCCGCAACGGGTCGCCGGAAGCTCCTGAAGTTCCATGGCAGCTACCACGGCTGGAGCGATCACGTCGCGGTCGGCGGAGCGCGCTCGGACCTGACGCGGGAGTCACCGCTCAACACTCCGAACGGCGCCGGGCTCCACCCCGCCGTCGTGGCCGACGTGATCGTCGTCGAGTGGAACGACGCGGCCGGGCTCCGCGCCGCCTTCGACGAGCACGGCTCCGACATCGCGGCAGCGTTCGCCGAGGGGTTCATCCACAGCTACGGCTGCGTCGCACCGGCTCCGGGATTCCTCGAGCTCCTGCGCGAGCTGTGCACCGCGAACGGCACCGTGTTTGTGCTCGACGAGGTGAAGACCGGATTCCGGGCTGCCCTCGGTGGTATCCAGTCGATCAACGGCGTCGTGCCGGATCTGACCGCGTTCGGCAAGGCGATCGCGAACGGCTACTCGCTCGCGGGCCTCGCCGGTAAGGACGAGTTCATGGGGCACCTGGGCGCGTACACGCACGAGGACGTGACGATCGACGGCACCTACAACGCCTCCCCGTACGCGCTCGCCGCGGCGAACGCGACACTCGCGATCATGCGGGAGGAGGACACGATCGCCCGGATCTATGCGCTCGGAGAACGGCTGCGCGACGGGTACCGCCGTGCCATCGCCGACACCGGCGCCGAGGCGGTGGTCACCGGACTCGGCTCCGAGTGGGCCGTCTACTTCCGATCAGAAGCTCCGACCAACTTCCGCGACACGATGGACGTCCACACGGCGCGCTACGCCGCGTACCAGGCACACCTGCTCTCGCAGGGGGTCCTGGAGACGACCTCGCCCACCGGTGATCGCCGACTGAACGCCGCGACCACCGAGGCTGACATCGATCGTGCGATCGAGGCCGCGCACGGCGCGTTCGCCGCGACCACGCAGATCGCGTAG